The following coding sequences are from one Methanococcoides orientis window:
- a CDS encoding DUF1673 family protein, which yields MTINVTETIRKLMGWCPNTPSMKLRSNQDLDFVNTSLEPSGRSNLELVQSENVMFPANTSLFFIIVVSVLNAVLFLVRGESSTILIPTIVAMYFIYYFLVTKFIQSNVLIDESGIHLQSFELKHITLKYNEIKSVTANKRIRSTVLIILLLAIPLSALVSLAVYSATIRGEWQMIISIVSFVPGYLLVKHNLGGKYHDIETQLSIKYENKNRYTRWYELTSDYSIMTDEMTASKIQNAIDHYRRTQ from the coding sequence ATGACAATAAATGTGACAGAAACTATACGAAAATTAATGGGGTGGTGCCCGAATACACCTTCAATGAAATTGAGATCAAATCAGGATCTTGATTTTGTAAACACTTCACTCGAACCTTCCGGCAGATCAAATCTTGAACTGGTTCAATCTGAAAACGTGATGTTCCCTGCAAATACTTCCCTGTTTTTCATTATCGTTGTATCAGTTTTAAATGCGGTTCTGTTTTTAGTCAGGGGTGAGAGTTCCACAATCCTGATTCCTACCATCGTTGCAATGTATTTCATATATTACTTCCTTGTAACAAAATTTATTCAATCAAACGTATTAATTGATGAAAGTGGGATTCATTTACAATCTTTTGAGCTGAAGCATATTACATTAAAGTACAACGAAATAAAATCAGTCACAGCAAATAAGCGCATTAGATCTACAGTTTTAATAATTCTACTACTGGCAATACCACTATCAGCTCTTGTTTCATTGGCTGTTTATTCAGCAACGATACGCGGAGAGTGGCAAATGATCATATCAATTGTCTCATTCGTACCAGGATACTTACTTGTAAAACATAACCTGGGTGGGAAATATCACGATATAGAGACACAATTATCCATCAAATATGAAAATAAAAACCGGTATACAAGATGGTATGAACTTACTTCTGATTATTCAATTATGACAGACGAGATGACAGCATCTAAAATACAGAATGCTATTGACCATTATAGGAGGACACAGTAA
- a CDS encoding cache domain-containing protein, with product MSELKKILCVLSMAILLLAAAGCVQPDNTEMSEQEEQIVIEAQNDLLSLKQERIALVNAAIELIDEKGELAFPEFRENNSQWYHNDSYITIWKAEGIRVVYPPKASGEGEDVKDLEDYNGKPFGRMFIDTALSEEGEGWVHYYWPKPGEISPSKKCTFIKRTTIDNQTYLVNSGFYLDDYIYTNDLEDLEHFSRFGDVFIGNLFHPETTDKELEVNYSIAHVIIKPGKSIGPHMMTNPEVYYILEGEGVLYIEDVPFELSKGKLVHIPANSKQSTENTGDVDLEFFAINEPAWAEENEEMVE from the coding sequence ATGAGTGAACTAAAAAAGATACTTTGCGTTCTGTCCATGGCAATTCTGTTGCTGGCAGCTGCAGGCTGTGTGCAGCCAGATAATACAGAAATGAGTGAACAGGAAGAACAAATAGTCATAGAAGCGCAGAATGATCTATTATCCCTGAAACAGGAAAGAATAGCCCTTGTCAATGCTGCTATTGAACTGATCGATGAAAAAGGAGAGCTTGCATTTCCTGAATTCAGAGAGAACAACAGTCAGTGGTATCATAATGATTCCTACATAACCATCTGGAAGGCTGAAGGAATACGTGTTGTCTACCCTCCTAAAGCAAGCGGTGAGGGTGAGGATGTGAAAGATCTTGAAGATTATAACGGTAAACCGTTCGGCAGGATGTTCATAGACACTGCTTTAAGTGAAGAGGGTGAGGGATGGGTTCATTATTACTGGCCAAAACCTGGCGAGATTTCTCCTTCCAAGAAGTGTACATTCATCAAGAGAACTACTATCGATAACCAGACATACCTTGTGAATTCCGGCTTTTATCTCGATGACTACATTTACACCAATGATCTTGAAGATCTTGAACACTTCAGTCGTTTTGGAGACGTTTTTATTGGTAATTTGTTCCACCCTGAAACAACTGATAAAGAATTGGAAGTCAATTACAGTATTGCTCATGTGATAATTAAGCCAGGTAAGTCCATTGGACCTCACATGATGACAAATCCTGAGGTATATTATATCCTTGAAGGCGAAGGTGTGCTCTACATAGAAGATGTACCATTTGAACTGAGCAAAGGAAAGCTTGTTCACATACCTGCTAATTCAAAACAATCCACGGAGAACACAGGGGATGTTGACCTTGAATTCTTTGCTATAAACGAGCCTGCCTGGGCAGAAGAGAATGAGGAAATGGTGGAGTGA
- a CDS encoding O-acetyl-ADP-ribose deacetylase yields the protein MLSDRIVVTKGDIVELDVDAIVNAANNSLLGGGGVDGAIHYAAGPELLEECRSLKGCPTGEAKITSGYRLPAKWVIHTVGPIWRGGTSGEDEMLARCYRNSLKVAVRNGVRTIAFPSISTGAYGFPVERAAGIAVSEIADFLGKGNSIEKVLIVCFNDRAFDSYSRALEKRVAEGGND from the coding sequence ATGCTTTCGGACAGGATAGTAGTTACCAAAGGTGATATTGTAGAACTGGATGTTGATGCCATCGTAAATGCTGCCAACAATTCCCTTCTGGGAGGTGGCGGGGTTGATGGTGCTATCCATTATGCAGCGGGACCTGAGCTTCTTGAGGAATGCAGGAGTCTGAAGGGCTGTCCAACGGGAGAGGCAAAGATCACTTCAGGGTATCGTCTTCCTGCAAAGTGGGTGATACACACTGTAGGTCCGATATGGAGAGGTGGAACTTCCGGGGAAGATGAGATGCTGGCCCGATGCTATCGCAACAGTCTGAAAGTAGCGGTAAGGAATGGTGTGAGAACGATCGCCTTTCCTTCAATAAGCACAGGTGCTTACGGATTCCCTGTGGAAAGGGCTGCGGGGATAGCGGTAAGTGAGATCGCTGATTTCCTTGGGAAGGGCAATTCTATCGAGAAGGTTCTGATAGTTTGTTTTAATGATAGGGCATTTGATAGCTATTCCCGTGCTCTTGAGAAAAGAGTAGCCGAAGGAGGAAATGATTGA
- a CDS encoding PLDc N-terminal domain-containing protein produces MSKSDSEWMVAGLIVFFAMIVFAYHIGQLLWGIILIALVFWMLMLADCLRRGTDSFPGKGEYDKFIWSAALIFLNFIGAILYYYLVRKQDIIGEIS; encoded by the coding sequence ATGAGCAAAAGTGATTCAGAATGGATGGTTGCCGGACTTATTGTATTCTTTGCGATGATTGTTTTTGCATATCACATAGGCCAACTGCTATGGGGAATAATCCTAATAGCTCTTGTTTTCTGGATGCTCATGTTGGCTGACTGTCTGCGAAGAGGGACAGATAGTTTCCCCGGCAAAGGAGAGTATGACAAATTTATCTGGTCGGCTGCCTTAATTTTTCTGAATTTCATAGGTGCGATCTTGTATTATTATCTGGTTCGGAAGCAGGATATCATTGGAGAAATATCATGA
- a CDS encoding DUF4064 domain-containing protein → MSKETAIILGASGGIFGVGASAITFLVAAYNFGFGSRIIDYAPSQVFGIANFIVLGLGLIALALSMIGIAGSVVARTDKKKGAKLMLASGIFGFFLLFALWIMPGILLTAGGIIAMRTDEGTM, encoded by the coding sequence ATGAGCAAGGAAACTGCAATAATATTGGGGGCAAGTGGAGGAATCTTCGGAGTTGGTGCTTCTGCAATTACATTTTTGGTTGCAGCGTACAATTTCGGATTTGGAAGCAGGATCATAGACTATGCTCCCAGTCAGGTTTTTGGAATTGCAAACTTTATAGTCCTGGGTTTAGGTCTCATAGCACTGGCATTAAGCATGATTGGAATTGCAGGCTCGGTTGTTGCTAGAACGGACAAGAAGAAAGGTGCTAAATTAATGCTGGCATCAGGTATATTTGGTTTCTTCCTTCTCTTTGCATTGTGGATCATGCCGGGAATACTGCTCACTGCCGGTGGAATTATAGCAATGCGTACGGACGAAGGAACTATGTAA
- the pyk gene encoding pyruvate kinase: protein MKLPDHKTKIVCTIGPASSSEEVLRKLILAGMNVARINFSHGNFESHGKVIRTIKKLCQEMDVVVSIMADLPGPKIRVGEIQDEPITLQKGDKIKLTTDKIVGSGNLIPVDFDKLPYCIAKPSDVYFNDGFIQMRCNGVCNNEAECEVVVGGLLSSHKGVNIPGTNLLLDPVTKRDLEIVDFALSEGVNCFSVSFIELGSDIEKVRYHAEKQGHSVFLVGKIEREQALKNIDGILDMVDGLMVARGDLGVEIPIEEVPIAQKQLIHKANLRGIPVITATHMLESMTENIRPTRAEATDVANAILDGTDAVMLSGETAVGKYPVETVSTMINIAKRTEEWRARTGFGLDLIRKGIDETTMIISDVISLQVYEAIKRLPIEYVVVPTYSGGTPRRISRFKPDEWIIAMSHLDLTCEQLAYSYGVYPIKVMDGFEGLEDKVNNTMISKGIGKSKDMIVLTQGHEGGTNLLKIIQLT, encoded by the coding sequence ATGAAGCTGCCGGACCACAAGACCAAGATAGTATGCACCATCGGACCTGCTTCTTCTTCGGAAGAGGTGTTGCGTAAACTTATACTGGCCGGTATGAACGTCGCAAGGATCAATTTCTCCCATGGCAACTTTGAAAGCCATGGTAAGGTCATTCGTACGATCAAAAAGCTATGTCAGGAAATGGATGTCGTTGTATCTATCATGGCAGATCTCCCGGGTCCGAAGATCCGTGTTGGAGAGATTCAAGATGAGCCCATTACCCTGCAGAAAGGCGACAAGATTAAACTGACAACGGACAAGATCGTAGGCTCAGGTAATCTTATTCCTGTAGATTTCGATAAGCTTCCATATTGTATTGCAAAACCCTCTGATGTTTATTTTAATGATGGTTTTATCCAGATGCGATGCAATGGCGTTTGCAACAATGAAGCCGAATGTGAGGTTGTAGTGGGAGGTCTGCTTTCCTCCCATAAAGGTGTCAACATTCCCGGAACCAACCTTTTACTTGATCCTGTCACAAAACGGGACCTCGAGATCGTGGATTTTGCATTGAGCGAAGGTGTCAATTGTTTCAGTGTATCGTTCATAGAGCTTGGTTCCGATATCGAGAAAGTGCGATATCATGCTGAGAAACAGGGACATTCTGTTTTCCTTGTAGGGAAGATAGAGAGAGAGCAGGCACTGAAGAACATAGATGGAATACTTGATATGGTCGATGGCCTGATGGTTGCACGTGGTGATCTTGGTGTGGAAATACCAATAGAAGAGGTCCCAATAGCCCAGAAGCAGCTGATTCATAAAGCCAATCTTCGCGGTATACCGGTAATAACTGCAACTCATATGCTTGAGTCTATGACCGAAAATATAAGGCCAACACGTGCCGAAGCGACCGATGTGGCAAATGCTATCCTTGACGGAACCGATGCTGTAATGTTATCCGGTGAAACTGCGGTTGGAAAATATCCGGTAGAGACCGTTAGTACCATGATCAATATTGCAAAGAGAACCGAAGAATGGCGTGCAAGGACAGGGTTTGGTTTAGATCTTATCAGAAAAGGGATAGATGAGACCACAATGATCATCAGTGATGTTATTTCACTTCAGGTATACGAAGCTATCAAACGGCTTCCCATAGAGTACGTGGTAGTACCTACGTATTCAGGTGGCACTCCAAGGCGTATTTCAAGATTCAAGCCAGATGAATGGATCATTGCCATGAGCCATCTGGACCTGACATGTGAGCAGCTGGCATATTCCTATGGTGTATATCCCATCAAAGTGATGGATGGGTTTGAAGGCCTTGAAGATAAGGTAAACAATACCATGATATCAAAGGGCATAGGCAAATCCAAAGACATGATCGTCCTGACCCAGGGTCATGAAGGCGGTACAAACCTTCTGAAGATCATACAATTGACTTAA
- a CDS encoding tetratricopeptide repeat protein, translated as MRLAKTFVLIILLIASFSAGCVEEDTQVASANELFETSRFNEAIESFDKVLESETGNVDALNGKGASLNALSRYEEAIICSDKAIEIEPENPKSWILKGDSLNGLSRYDEAIECYNKSIEIDPEDAEAWIGKGYIVYSLGKDNESIEYFEKAIECSDRAIENDTRNFYSWHNKGFSLAALGMHNESIECYDKAIELNPEFVYSWHNKGFTLLALGMYNESIECFDKTIELDPESDNSWNRKGDALSELGMHDEAVECYDKAIELNPENHKAWAGKGCALDELGRPDEASECYEKAEELLS; from the coding sequence ATGAGATTAGCAAAAACGTTTGTTTTAATCATTTTATTGATAGCAAGCTTTTCCGCTGGTTGTGTTGAAGAGGATACACAGGTTGCCAGCGCAAACGAACTTTTTGAAACAAGTCGATTCAATGAAGCGATCGAATCTTTTGACAAAGTGCTGGAGAGTGAAACAGGCAATGTCGATGCATTGAATGGTAAAGGTGCCTCTCTCAATGCCCTTAGCAGGTATGAGGAAGCTATAATATGCTCTGATAAAGCGATAGAGATCGAGCCTGAGAATCCTAAGTCATGGATTTTGAAAGGAGACTCTCTCAATGGACTTAGCAGGTATGATGAGGCGATTGAATGCTACAATAAGTCAATAGAGATCGATCCAGAAGACGCAGAGGCATGGATCGGCAAAGGATATATCGTTTATTCACTTGGAAAAGATAATGAGTCAATAGAGTACTTTGAGAAGGCGATTGAATGCTCAGATAGAGCAATAGAGAACGACACTCGTAATTTTTATTCATGGCATAACAAAGGATTCTCTCTCGCGGCACTTGGAATGCATAACGAATCGATCGAATGCTATGATAAAGCAATAGAACTCAATCCAGAATTTGTTTATTCATGGCACAACAAAGGATTCACTCTTTTGGCACTTGGAATGTATAACGAATCGATCGAATGTTTTGATAAAACAATAGAACTCGATCCAGAGTCTGATAATTCATGGAATAGAAAAGGGGATGCTCTCAGTGAACTCGGTATGCATGATGAGGCAGTAGAATGCTATGATAAAGCAATAGAACTCAATCCAGAGAATCATAAGGCATGGGCTGGAAAGGGGTGTGCACTTGATGAGCTTGGCAGACCTGATGAAGCAAGTGAATGCTATGAAAAGGCAGAAGAACTCCTCTCTTAA
- a CDS encoding (Fe-S)-binding protein produces the protein MDEDLLAVDYCIDCGKCYDVCHISKVTDNKYTPRSKIMLLQKLLDGDELEQEEINDIYLSTRCGACDDVCPVNIPITDIIQREREILAQQGKEPARTTQISRNILEAGSPGRKDASIRNSWVTDELELDDSSDVAYMAGCWIAFAHQDIASSTIKILNAGGITPKAIPEEKCCGLFLIDNGHLEEAKEYAKEYVEYLESLGIKKVIASCPGCYLVLKEEYPKLFREPEFEVIYSLSLFEQLIDERKLIPKKLNKTVSIRDACAIMDMSDIPRKILSEMGVEVREMFDRKKACCGGPAGVKPNFPEISSKTAMLTIEHFKDTPDGTISYCPFCYHHLENVCQEKNKEMDMQDISLLLLQSIL, from the coding sequence ATGGATGAAGACCTGCTTGCTGTGGATTATTGTATCGATTGTGGAAAATGCTATGATGTCTGTCATATTTCAAAAGTGACGGACAACAAGTACACGCCAAGATCGAAGATAATGTTGCTACAGAAGCTGCTCGATGGAGATGAACTAGAGCAGGAAGAAATTAATGATATTTATCTTTCAACCCGCTGCGGTGCTTGCGATGATGTATGCCCCGTGAACATTCCGATCACAGATATAATCCAGAGAGAAAGGGAAATACTGGCACAACAGGGAAAAGAACCTGCCAGAACCACACAGATAAGCAGGAATATTCTCGAAGCAGGAAGTCCGGGAAGGAAGGATGCTTCAATTCGAAACTCGTGGGTCACAGACGAACTTGAGCTTGATGATAGCTCTGATGTGGCTTACATGGCAGGTTGCTGGATAGCATTTGCACATCAGGATATCGCCAGCTCCACCATTAAGATACTCAATGCAGGAGGTATAACTCCAAAGGCTATTCCGGAAGAGAAATGCTGTGGTCTTTTCCTGATAGACAACGGTCATCTTGAAGAAGCTAAGGAATATGCAAAAGAGTATGTTGAATATCTTGAATCCCTCGGGATAAAAAAGGTCATTGCTTCATGTCCGGGATGTTATCTTGTTCTTAAGGAAGAATATCCGAAGCTCTTCCGTGAACCTGAATTTGAGGTCATATATTCACTTTCACTTTTCGAGCAGCTCATTGATGAAAGAAAACTCATTCCAAAGAAGCTGAACAAGACTGTATCCATAAGGGATGCCTGTGCAATTATGGATATGTCAGACATCCCAAGAAAGATCCTCTCTGAAATGGGAGTTGAGGTCAGGGAGATGTTCGACAGAAAAAAGGCATGTTGTGGTGGTCCTGCCGGAGTGAAACCAAATTTCCCGGAAATTTCATCGAAGACTGCAATGCTTACCATCGAACATTTCAAGGACACTCCTGATGGAACTATTTCCTACTGTCCGTTCTGTTACCATCATCTGGAAAACGTGTGTCAGGAAAAAAATAAAGAGATGGATATGCAGGACATCTCTCTACTGCTTTTGCAGAGCATACTTTGA
- a CDS encoding DUF1673 domain-containing protein — protein MTINVTGTIRKVMGWCPNATAGGFKSSQQIDFSNTSLKPSGIRGGQEQMKPEKEIRTVILSLVALSILIIWQLTSYLGSDMSSLQANRFTIGTSGLAIIWIFTMLKFKKLYREKADRE, from the coding sequence ATGACAATAAATGTGACAGGAACTATACGTAAAGTCATGGGATGGTGTCCCAATGCAACTGCGGGGGGATTTAAGTCATCTCAGCAGATTGATTTTTCAAACACTTCACTGAAACCTTCAGGAATAAGAGGGGGCCAAGAACAAATGAAACCAGAAAAAGAAATAAGAACAGTTATCCTTTCATTAGTTGCACTTTCTATTTTAATAATATGGCAATTAACTTCCTATTTAGGAAGTGATATGAGTTCATTGCAGGCGAATCGGTTCACTATAGGCACATCTGGTCTTGCAATAATCTGGATATTCACTATGTTGAAATTCAAGAAACTTTATAGAGAAAAAGCCGATCGTGAATGA
- a CDS encoding potassium channel family protein encodes MHNHFFKRFQPRNCSKLIQFIFLMLSLTVISGVLMYFVEGATRGFSSIPKSIYWAITTFTTVGYGDIIPQTDTGRTIHSFIRILGISTPFIIIGSAFVFLFKMLIDCLQRPLEDFPQGERYDKLIWSLAIIFLNFIGAVLYYYLVRNQDNNENYISKK; translated from the coding sequence ATGCATAATCATTTTTTTAAAAGATTTCAACCAAGAAATTGCTCAAAATTAATTCAATTTATATTTTTGATGTTGTCCCTTACAGTAATCTCAGGTGTCCTGATGTACTTTGTCGAAGGGGCAACTCGTGGATTTAGCAGTATACCAAAAAGCATCTACTGGGCTATTACAACATTTACAACTGTAGGGTATGGGGATATAATTCCACAAACTGATACTGGCAGAACAATTCACTCTTTCATAAGAATATTAGGCATAAGCACACCATTTATAATTATTGGATCAGCTTTTGTTTTCCTGTTCAAAATGCTGATCGACTGCCTCCAGAGACCTTTGGAAGACTTCCCACAAGGGGAAAGATATGATAAGTTGATCTGGTCTCTTGCAATCATCTTCCTGAATTTCATTGGTGCGGTCTTGTATTACTATCTGGTTCGGAATCAGGATAACAATGAAAATTACATAAGTAAAAAATGA
- a CDS encoding DUF1673 family protein, whose product MVSFESVKRMMGWCPMKDIEFKPAQKNCSPDFKSKNMNLSQMDNQSIKEKDIPLQMIDWRQLTILLTLSLSFLILVFNDQFTITPVGHLILVLVLIMLMASFFLFNHNRVSIGSEILMIKTPLFKPINIPKQQIKEVKTIDNTVYRKRPLYIVLIIVMLLAFFVHTRYLYNLSTKSLLLEYIRSNTTMVVLPYFLYIYMIYINRRRSHCPKAIKINVENKAITLFPRNDIEYHILKETLER is encoded by the coding sequence ATGGTATCCTTTGAAAGTGTCAAAAGAATGATGGGATGGTGTCCGATGAAAGATATCGAGTTTAAACCGGCTCAAAAGAACTGCTCACCGGATTTCAAATCTAAAAATATGAATCTGAGTCAAATGGATAACCAATCAATTAAGGAAAAAGATATTCCCCTCCAAATGATAGATTGGCGCCAGTTAACGATTTTACTCACCCTTAGTTTGTCTTTTCTGATTTTAGTTTTTAACGATCAGTTTACCATAACACCTGTAGGCCATCTTATCCTTGTGTTAGTTCTCATTATGTTGATGGCATCTTTTTTCCTGTTCAATCACAACCGGGTTTCCATTGGTTCCGAAATACTGATGATAAAAACACCTCTGTTCAAACCGATAAACATTCCAAAACAGCAGATTAAAGAAGTAAAGACTATTGACAATACCGTGTACAGGAAAAGACCGCTCTATATTGTGCTCATTATAGTTATGCTACTGGCCTTTTTTGTGCATACCCGGTACTTATACAACTTGTCAACAAAATCCCTATTATTGGAATACATAAGATCAAATACTACAATGGTTGTGCTCCCTTATTTTCTTTATATATATATGATTTATATAAATCGCCGGAGATCCCATTGTCCGAAAGCGATCAAAATAAATGTTGAAAATAAGGCCATCACGCTATTTCCAAGAAATGATATTGAGTATCACATTCTGAAGGAGACATTGGAGAGATGA
- a CDS encoding queuosine precursor transporter → MYELILLIILTLAAATFVCYLGEKYGVGMCIGIFAGLVVTGQILATKVALFGPFVVPAGVIVHATTFLITDALCEFHGKKIAKQALWSGFLASILLVIAIQTAIALPSAPFWSGQEAFDLTLNSTGRIVFASLIAYIISQNWDVFIFDKIKTKTNGKHLWLRNCASTMSSQGLDTIIFITIGFYGLMPLVPLIIGQYIVKLLIATMDTPFLYAIKWAKEKKLMGLALNH, encoded by the coding sequence ATGTATGAATTAATACTTTTAATAATATTAACTTTAGCTGCTGCTACTTTCGTCTGCTACCTTGGTGAAAAATATGGCGTAGGCATGTGTATCGGGATATTTGCGGGCCTTGTAGTTACGGGACAGATACTAGCCACCAAAGTAGCTTTGTTTGGTCCATTTGTAGTGCCAGCTGGAGTGATTGTTCATGCAACTACATTTCTCATAACTGATGCTTTATGTGAATTCCATGGTAAAAAAATTGCAAAACAAGCACTATGGAGTGGATTCTTAGCTTCTATTTTGCTGGTAATAGCAATACAAACAGCCATAGCATTACCTTCCGCACCCTTCTGGTCTGGACAGGAAGCATTTGACTTAACTCTTAACTCTACAGGGAGAATTGTTTTTGCAAGTTTGATAGCATATATAATATCGCAGAATTGGGACGTATTTATCTTTGATAAGATCAAAACAAAAACAAATGGTAAACATCTATGGTTGAGAAATTGTGCATCCACAATGTCATCTCAAGGCTTAGACACCATTATTTTTATTACGATCGGTTTCTACGGTCTAATGCCATTAGTTCCACTAATAATTGGTCAATATATTGTCAAACTCCTTATTGCTACGATGGACACACCGTTTTTATATGCAATAAAATGGGCTAAAGAAAAAAAATTGATGGGCTTAGCATTAAACCATTAA
- a CDS encoding GntP family permease: protein MESLLIFIFIIIFISILTIRFHVTPFLTLIAAAFIFGILNGMTEWLVQYVTGGAGRIFSLLGIPIYCGAVIAQILRHGHFIERIVDDVKRAIKAPDMAAGVVGYLLSIPLMCCLTAYVVMLPLIEQMEKEHSSNGRLFYMAAFGSVLSFVLILPLPVVYSMTTTFSVPASESFSINLITVPLSIFLLGIGYVVSKRLSRGQQHPVPELEGLVEPVMISLPRWKVWLPIALPVLLITIGYLFSPLSAISDVNIALVISVFASLLLVSEGPRRLALEKGTKNAGIILFDLCGAGALGFVISASSFPDEVFTLISAILPVVVIPFALAVLIQTAQGSRVVTAVITATILAGTDIVASIPTIPLILMISAGTLVVSYVSDPYFWLIQRSTGDSIPTVVRRFTLPLAGAGILIFCCSMVIFLLG from the coding sequence ATGGAATCACTGCTCATCTTTATATTTATTATTATTTTCATCAGTATCCTCACTATAAGATTTCACGTCACCCCCTTCCTTACCCTGATAGCAGCTGCATTCATATTTGGAATACTCAATGGAATGACCGAATGGCTGGTACAGTATGTTACCGGTGGTGCCGGTCGAATCTTTTCTCTTCTGGGAATCCCCATATATTGTGGAGCAGTGATAGCCCAGATCCTGAGACACGGACACTTTATTGAAAGGATCGTGGATGATGTGAAACGAGCCATCAAAGCACCTGATATGGCTGCAGGAGTTGTAGGCTACCTTCTTTCCATTCCACTCATGTGCTGTCTTACTGCATATGTAGTGATGCTTCCCCTTATTGAACAGATGGAGAAGGAACATTCCTCAAATGGAAGGCTTTTCTACATGGCAGCCTTTGGAAGTGTTCTCTCATTCGTGCTCATTTTGCCATTGCCGGTTGTTTATAGCATGACCACGACTTTCAGTGTCCCGGCATCAGAGAGTTTCAGCATCAATCTCATAACAGTTCCTCTTTCCATATTCCTGCTAGGCATCGGTTACGTTGTCTCGAAAAGACTAAGCAGAGGCCAGCAACACCCGGTTCCGGAACTTGAAGGACTCGTGGAACCTGTGATGATTTCCCTGCCCAGATGGAAGGTCTGGCTACCAATTGCACTGCCAGTCCTTCTGATAACGATAGGCTATTTGTTCTCCCCCCTGTCAGCCATCAGTGACGTAAACATCGCTCTTGTGATCTCAGTATTCGCCTCACTTCTGCTAGTAAGCGAAGGGCCACGCAGGCTCGCACTTGAGAAAGGGACCAAGAACGCAGGAATCATACTCTTCGACCTTTGTGGCGCAGGGGCCCTTGGGTTTGTAATATCTGCAAGCAGCTTCCCGGATGAGGTCTTTACATTGATATCCGCCATCCTTCCAGTAGTTGTGATCCCTTTTGCACTTGCAGTCCTCATTCAGACGGCACAGGGCTCCCGTGTGGTCACAGCAGTCATCACAGCAACAATCCTCGCCGGTACAGATATTGTTGCTTCAATTCCAACGATCCCCCTCATACTGATGATCTCAGCCGGCACACTGGTCGTTTCATATGTCAGTGACCCTTATTTCTGGCTGATACAACGCTCCACAGGAGATTCTATACCCACTGTCGTTCGCAGGTTCACGCTTCCTCTTGCAGGTGCCGGGATTCTGATCTTCTGTTGTTCCATGGTGATTTTCCTGCTTGGCTGA